The Hemicordylus capensis ecotype Gifberg chromosome 5, rHemCap1.1.pri, whole genome shotgun sequence nucleotide sequence TAAGGACCTGAGCTCTTCTGCTCCATCAGCTTTCAGTCTTCAGtgattccatcacagtttttagaaagcaactgaaatcttggctttttactcaggcttttataggagtgttgtttttgttgttgctgctctgtattttatggtcttattTTGTAGGTTTTTAAaacttaattagatttgtatttttatattccacttaatgtttttattgtgtaacttttatagtctcatattgttttaaatgttttgtaaagcaccttgaaattgttttaatgaaaggcagtataaaattttaatgataaacaaaataaatttctAACTCAGCGACACTTCTAAGAATTCTGCAAGAATTTTCTCACAAAACCACAAGGAAGTGATGTCCACGCCATTGTACACGTGTACCACATATTGTGGAATCTGCCTTGCAGGGATGGCAGTAATATtctacttagcatttgtatagcacttgaGTGTTCAAAGTGCAACACAACAGTCCTGTAAAGCAGGGGTTCttttcaaacttggatccccagatgttgctggactacaattcccatcatccccagccacaatgaccaacagccattggagctgggggtgatgggagttgtagtctagcaacatctgggaacccaagtttgagaacccctgctgtaaggtAAGTAAGCGTAACCCTCATATTGCAAATggggggctgaggctgagagaaagtggttTGCCTGTGAGTTCAGACCAGAGAAAGAATTCGAACCGTGGACTTGCCAATTACAGCTCAATCTCTTAGCAGCTATGTATCAAAGGCAGTCACCAGAGTATCAAGAATCCATGTACGtttgtcattttaaaaagtgtattttCATTACCACATCCCACTCACCCCCATAACACTAATCCTAGATCTTCCACTTCCAGTTATGCAGTTTGCAAATAGACTCAAGCCATGGCACCTCTCCATTTAAAGGTTAACCACAGAATACAGAGAGAATAATTATTTGCTCCAGAGCCATTCCCTAGTAGCTTGGAATTGCAGTTAGTTATCTAAACTACACTCCTCTTTCAAACAATAAAACTCTGGTATTTATGATGCGAGTTTCTCTCCTATTCACCATTTGCCCACAACTGAAATACACTCTGTCTTCACCCTCTATTATTTGCAATCTATTTACTGCTATTTGTCCATGAGACCTCCTTAAAGAAACACACTTGTtttttataacaaccagaattccCTTTTGTTCCCATGAAACTTAAGTCTGAAGCCAGCACCTCCAGTTCACATCTTGCTTCTGCCGTGAGCCCACTAGGTATTCTTAGGCACTTCCTGCCCATCTACAACATGGGGATAACGGTGACCTCCTTAGAAGTCTATTGTAAGGATTACTGCATTAGCAAATGCACAGAACTTGAACGTGGAGAAAGTGCTATATACTCCTATTACAATACAGCCAGGGAAGAAGCACTAGCCAAAACACAATATCAGGAGAGAGATTGCAAGGctggcattaggggtgtgcaaaacatttcagcgtcaaaatgtttcaactcaaaaagGGCCATTTCGAGCTTttaacaaaatgccctttaaataaagggcctgtttcaaactttgaacaaaacaaccccatttcgagtcaaaacatttcaagcgcCATTTCAGAGGCCtgttttccttgctgattggttttctggcaggcactggcttctgattagcttgcgatctccttgcttcttaaaaatttgtttaaagatTTATACAAAAATTCCCTTGGCCATTTCTTTTGAGTTAAgcggtagatagcacccatcacgccctaccacccaaaccactttggtgtccctaggagctacccatagagaacaatggggtattttgagtttccccattgttctctatggccaaaacacACAAAACATCTAGGGTTTTGTTTCGTCAAAAAAACCAGGTCAACCACTGTTTCAGTGAAACATTTCAACCATctacattttgttttgagctcaaaacaaaaatgcaaaatcaGTTTCGGGCACATCCCAAGTTGTCATAGCTGGGCAGTTGCTGCAGATGCAGGGTCTTCTGAAGGACCCACAGATGATCCTCAAGATGGCCTTTTTGCCCATAGCCTCCATGTAGTGGTGGCAAAGAGACATTCTCAAGGTCCATCCAGGCAGGAGGGGGCCCAGAGATGGTAGTTAACTGAGGACCTCTGAAACCCAGAGTTGAGCTGAGGAGTTACATCACATAAATCTTTATTATGGGCAGAAATGTTCATTATAATCCTGTACAATAATGGTCTAGCTATCAATAATCCCTTCTTCAAAGTCAGTGCACTTATGATCATAGTCCCAGTGAGCTCCCTATCATTATATCAGTACTTGAGGAGAAACATATCCAAAGCTGCAAAAAACAAGGCCAGAAAATAACAAGTGTTTTGAATTATTTCAGACCTAAGCAACCATTTTTGCACTAAGCAGCCAGCAAATATAGGCAGCTGTGTTGTAAAAGTATGTTTTGACAGTCTGCAACTAAGGGGGCTGGTTACTAGCCTAAGCAGATATGCTATAACCTTTTCTACATTTCACAGGCAGAAATGCTTTTTCTGTACTGAAACACCATCTAAATTGTATCACTGGGAGAAATTGTATACACATTTCCTAGATCGCAGTTTTTGTCTCATATTTCAAATAACTTACTTCAGTCAATCATTTCACCCTTGGATAATGACCTTGTACAGAGAAgtatgctacacacacacacacctctacctcTCATTCTTGTTGGCACTTACACATAATCCAATCTTAAAATAAAGTACATCCGCTAGTGtttttaaccctcatctggagtcatgattttttacacATGTGTAGAACTTCCTACTCCTGAGTAATTCCATTAGTTACACATTAGTCGTCGTCCCCACTTTTtcaagccacacacaccccacaataacatttcactccaggggagtgcagcAATGACCCCCACATCCCAATCATGGTCTCATATGTGGCTGCtcaactcactgagaatgtgagctgtTAAAGATAAATGAATATTTCGTCAAACCCCACACTAACTAGGATACATACTTCAACAGCACCGTTCTCATCATTTCAGCCGAAAGGACAtgctgtgactgacctaaaggcaatctggAAGCTTGTCAAGTGCATTCTTAAGGCCAGTCACCCACAGTCACCACatttttttgcttggtttcttgtcagctgtcctgggtacacacaataccaacatcttctgtccatccaagccaaacacagatgacagtgcttccctttgagAATGTGGTTGAATCTCTGGGGGTATAACTGGCTTGTGTTTCATACAAAGGTCAACCCCTTActcaggagagccactgccagctaTACACTGGGAGGGTAGGTGGGagttatccctcaccacaattctctgagggcgGGTGcagatgaacattgccctgcaTATGCAAGAGcatcaggtctgtggcaagaatGCACTTGCCTTAATGTCACTAGTGGATGTGCCAATATGCTCTTcgcacatcctttaatcatgtgagagggATGCTCACCTGAATCACCCATCTACACGAACTTCAGCAAGCAGCCTCAAATGTTGCTCCATGGCTGTACACAATGCTGCACAACTTACAGgcctacttttattttattttattatttatttatttttacattttatatcccgctcttcctccaaggagcccagagcggtgcactacatacttaggtttctcctcacaacaacaaccctgtgaagtaggttaggctgagagagagtgactggcccagagtcgcccagctagtttcatggctgaatggggatttgaactcgggtctacccgatcctagtctggcactctagccactacttgtctttgttgcagtcctacAGCTTGCTTCCCATGGTAAATGtctcctgtcagtgggtaggatgtttctgcatcacagcaccaccttaatttcaaactgtactcctttggcttgcttggaatgtgttgccagaagggacagcatATCAGAAAACTAACAGATGCTCATCAATTGCTAGTCACACCCAAGAATGTAGCTGTGCTGTAGTtgctgcacaaacaaggtccagattgCTGTAATGGTTGCAAGCTTGGCAATCAATCGTCTTTCCTTTTATGTGGCTTTGTCATTAAACCTTAAATTATTTGTAGTGTCTTCAGATCATCTCAACTGCATCACGGCACAGAAGTAGAGTGGCcccaaatgtactgcccacaATCCCTGCAACGCTTCCTGATTTGCAACAGCTAAGACTAATAGGCAAAGATATACTTTCAGTTCTGTTGGGTCAAGGCACTTCCatcagtaaggatgtgcacggaactgggcaggggaagttcgaaggtggggagggttgattttaaggacaggggagggtgcacttacccctccctccacttcacCCCGCCGGCACTCAGTTTGCAAAGGGTctgttggggcggcagcgtacctctctgccacctCGTCGGACCCTATGTCAGTAGAAGTACCTGATGCACTTGCACATGCACATCGCACTCGCACGCCCTACGTGTGCGCTCACAAGTGCACCATGCACACCAACACACAAAGGCATGTGGAATACTTCCTCTGACTTTAAGTGCCCGGTGCACATGCATGAACAAGTGACGTGCGCACACGCACAGGGCATTTCCAGTCCAATGCGCAACAAGGTAGCAAGgagatacgctgctgccctgcaggaccatttttaagcacagcactggtgggggaaagaacatcctccctgctccttaaaatgtaaacccactcccaccccccggGGTCGAACCGCCAGACCTTcagaccagttcggaggtccgtaaaagggcctccgaaccggtttgtgcacatccctatcattaTCAactggggaaacaaaactgatGTTTTCCAAGAGAAACAGCATATGGGATAGAAAGTACCTGACCATAGAAAGCCCGTTCATTTTGGGTTGTTTTCTAATCTGtgtcatatttttttttaacaccacAAATAgaactggtgaggggccatatttgtggatatattgtgtaccagagtgcaggtaagagtttgagCACAGGAGCtaggagtgcagtggtttgcttgttcatgcaggtgggggtggaaagCCACCCCAAAATCTGGATGAGGATAAGGTAGCTGTGCAAATTGCTCTTTTAAGCAAATTGCTCTGCTTAAATTTCCCTTCAGCAACTCCTAGATCCAAATTGCTATACAGCTCTATAGTTTCATACAAAAAAAGGGAATAATTTGCCAATGGGAGCTGCTGTGGAAGAGGAAAAAAAGCAGACACACATATTAAGTATGCATACCTTTCTCTTCTACATCATGTCCACTGTATTTGTATAACTTGGGGTTAATTCAGTATGAACCTGTGTACTAGCAGAAAGACagggaggcaggtctcacaatcagtgagacccacctcgagagggttagcggggagagcgagcttagcccgctgtccccgcacatgagcaggctgcagccttgggtggccggatcagccacccaaatGACTTCCAGCTCTATcatggagccggagggggctgcggggatcgggggccgctcGGCCCGCAGAAGTTCCAGCACgctctgcgcaagtgcacagagcatgctggagaaacccccgaaccgggaagctgctttttagcatcctggtcgggggtctccttgtgagttgccacagcatggagccgaGCTGGggcaacacacaatccagaaACCCCAGTTAGCGGAACActggtctaaggggagggctgcagaagtGGGTTGCCCACTgtgaggcaaccgggctcacctgcgagcccggtggttctcacggtccgctaaaatcgggctaggctcccctagtccGATTTTAGCTGATCATGAGCATAGCCTCAAAGATTCATCTAATTAAGGAAGCAGTTTGACTCCTTAGTTAAAATTAATACACTTCTAAAATAGTATGTCAATTGAAATACTTTCAGTATAATACATTGCAATGGCTCAACATCTTTCAGTGAGGTCAACACTCATGTGCCTAAAGTATGATTTTCTACAACTCTTAATCTTCTGAAGCACTTGTATACAATGAGAAAGAATTAGTGCATTCAAGAACAGTGGCTGATACTGAAACTCACTGAGGCTGCTGAAAACGTGGAAGCAAGCCTGACGctgttggaaacaatggaaatagCGCTGCGCAGGTGGGCATGGctgttttaagtatttgcacaGGAGCACACAAGACCATCAGGGTTGCCTTCCATGTGTGCAATTCTCAAGCATCGGCAttccactgtgcagaatgttggccaATGACTGTTTTCTTGTGGTAGGGGATAACCCCATCTCTACATTTCTAAAGTTTagggagtaaataaataaataaataattcaaggtgctgagaAACTAATATCCACCAGGCTATATCAAGTCAAACAGAATATGCTATTTCATGCACACTCATAGATTAAATCTCCTATTCAACCACTACTTTTCTTACCCCCATACTTTCTTGAAGCAGAGCAGCAAATTCAATACAGAACGCTTGTCAAAAAGAGGTATGATCTGTTGAGTAACTCCCTACATATAAAATTAGCTGCCAAGTCTTTGGGTACATGAAATAAAGATTTTGAAAGAGTAATCTTTTGCATACTGCTTTTTCCAACAGCAAGTGTCAAAGCATTAACCTACACAGAAAAATcactccactttaaaaaaaaaaaaaaaggaaaaaaggaaaaaagcaacTGAAAGCACATTACTGGAAAAGCAGCCGTAAATATTTCACCCTTAAGATGTTAAAACAtacccttttaaaagccattcatTTATAGGTGTGATAGATAGCAGCTGAAGAAATAGCCATATTACTGTTGGGAAGAATACAAGTGTGAAGATCTGGACAAAAAGATGCAATTTCACATGCATCAAAGCACTTGTCAGCTCCTGCAAagtaaaaagagaagaagagattgCAGTTTTAACAGCTGAAGTCGGTTCTATTTTGTTTCGTTTAAGTTGCTATCATCATTATATATGTCAGGTGCACATTGCTTCAAAAAGAGCATTTACCAATTCAGTAAACCACCACACAAGTTTATTCATTTAAATGTATGCAAATAGCCCACTGCCtaccataaaacaaattaaaacaataaaatacagacAAAAGGCTTTTGTtttgggattattatttttttaactagGCAGGGGGCACCTCTAGCTATAACATTAAATAATATACCTCTGAGTTTTAGGGACTGGAAAGGCTTCTACTAAAGTTAGTCTTAAAAGAAAAGGACGAAGTAGTAGATACATTTTAACACAAGGAGCTCCAGAGTGATATATTAACAAGTGTTCTTCTTTCATGTGGTGCAAACCTATTGCCCTTAAAAGATGTACATCCAAAATGGCTTGAATCAATGCACAAACATAGGAAGAAGCAAGGCACACGGTCCTCTATATGGCAATGTTGAACCCACTCAATTTCAAAAGCACTGCAGGACATTCTGTGCCTCAGATTACACTGGCCTATAAATAAGAAGCAGGGAATAAACAAATACACAAACCAGGAGATAAACTACAAGGTTACCTGTAAGCAATCAATTATCTGAGGCACATCCATGCAAGAGCTTCTAAGCTCCAAGCAGCATGCTACAATGCATGGTGATGACTAGTGTGGGGAAAGCCTCATCTCCATGCTTACTACAAGAGGTCAGCCAAAGGGACTGGTCAGCCCATGCTGATCCAACATCAATACATATATCAGTTGCAACAAGTGGAACCACCTCACATGGCAATTCCTCACAGCTATGAGCATCAGCAGTCTTGAAGCATGCACTAGGCTTACAAAATTCGAGCAGCTTGGACATGCTTTTCCCAGAACTAAAATCTATTTGAATAAGTGAGATTACTAGTAATTATGTTCTAGTATATTACTAGTAATTATGTTCTAAAAGCTTTAATATGCCCACTGTAAGACTGCAAACTTGGACTCTTAAAACTTTCCAGGAAGCTTCTTTCCATGTTAATCTGACACCAAAATACGAAGTATAATGCTACACAGCATGAGGTTTGTGTGGAAGCCTTCAAATACATGCGAAAACAAGAATTTCACTTGCTCTGTCCTGTCTCCCCAACACATATATGCTCagacgtgtgcatgtgcatacacacatggGAGCAGGTATCGTTGCAACTATGCGGTTGCTTCCATTTATCATTGCAAAGAATCCTATCATCACAAAGGTTATCAACCCGATATTCCCATCTTCATTCAGATGCTTTTTAACAGTAACACAAAGTGATAGATAATAATGAAGATACATTTGCAGTACCTCTGTTTTCAGCGAGAGCCCACTGTTAAAGAATATAGCTGATACAGCTATATATGTAATGGTGATTTCTGGCTTCAGTGGTCCTaaaaatacaaacatacataaaGCAAAGTAAAGAAAGACAGCCAACATATCAATAAGATTTATTTCAGCATTAGACCTGCAAGCCCAACCATCACCATCACCCACCAGCACCACCCCACACAAGCGTATAAGGCTCCTGACAGCTACAGAAAGCAAAGATCTGCAAATTCACAGGCACCCTCTCTCTAGCCAACAGGAGGAAAGCCAATGTGCACAAGCGATCTAgctcttaggaagctgccttgtgctgtctaagtcagaccattagtccatccagctcagtactgtttacattgactggcaatggctctccaagatttcatgcaggagtcttctctagccctacctggagatgcagtaagggattgaacccaagaccttctgcatgccaagcagatgctgtgccactgagctacagcagaCCCATGGAACTCTAGTGGACTAGAGTCAGTGGATTAGGATCAGTATGAAAATGCTAAGGACAAAATCATTCTAtacgatagggatgtgcatggaaccggacaCGGATGgctcgagggggtgggggtgccactttaagggcaggggaaggtgcacttacctctcccccccgctttccccccaccagtgctcgttgcctgtaaaagccttcggggcagcagtgtacctccctgccaccccttccccatctttggccagaagtaccgggtgtgtgtacacatgtttCATGTGTGCACGTGATGTGTGCATGtacacccagtacttccggcaaaagagggggaaggggcggcagggaggtacactgccgccccgaaggcttttacagGCAACGAGCACCGGAGgagggaaagtgggggaggggtaagtgcaccctccccaacccttaaagtggcaccccccagCCTCAAActtcaaacccccacccccacccccggtgttggaacctgtttggaggcccgtaaaagggcctgcAAAGAGGTATATGCATATCCCTAATATAGGAGAGAGAATCAAAAAATGCAACAAATTTTATATTACAGAACAGGAATCCAGAATAAAAACAGATTATCTAAATAACAAAATCAAAGTATCTTCTTTTAAAAGTAGAAATGCAAGATTATGAAGACACACCTAGATGCCTAGATCATTTGTTCTGATCATTCTAGGGGCAAGTGTAAACCCCGGTCTTCCATTGCTGCTGCAAATATATATTAGGGTGGCATGGCATCTAAATTATAGTAATTAACAATGAGCAACTGTTAATTATATTTGCAGTAGATTAGGGGTTTACAGTAGATTAGGGGTTTACATCTGGACAATCAGTTCAAAACCAGCCTTTGTGATGTTAGCCTTTGCAGAGTAATCCTGCAAGTCCAGATCCAAACAAAAAATAACTCAATAGCCAGTGTACATATAATGCAGGGAGGATGGGTAGCCTTACCATTGAGACAATGGTGATGAAGTATCTGAACTATTATTTTATCTGCCATTTTAAAATGAGGCCTgggttacttatttatttatttgacatatttgtataccaccccaaacccaagtctctgagcagtttacaacaataaaaacaagacagaCATTACAAcaaatttacaatttaaaaaattgataaaactattaaaaaccaaacaactattaaaacagtatctaattaaaagcctgggtgaacaaaagtgtctttgactgccttttaaaaagttggaaGAGATGGGAagatatttcagcagggagtgcatgccAAATCCTCGGGGAAGCAAtagaaaaggcccgtccctgagtagccaccagacgaaccagtggcaactgcagacgaacctcttcagatgatctcaatgggcagtatggttcatagcgaagaaggcatgttttaaaatacccagggcccaaactgtttagggctttataggttataaccaaaaccttgtatttttcccagaaacttattggcaaccagtgtagatcatttaagataggagtgatatggtctctctgagatgatccagagattggctgccgcattctggatcaactgcagtttctggactacataaaaggcagccccacacagagcacattgcagtagtaaagtctggagtgaccagcagatgtactactgttctgaggtcatttttctcaagaaatggacgcaactggcatatcaggcaaagctgataaaaggcacctctggccactgcctcaacctgggacaccagggagaggtttgtgtccagaaggaCCCCAAGACTgtaaacctgttccttctggagaagttcgaccccatccagaacaggcagataaaaatcCTCTCCCacgttccgaccccgcacaataagtacctccatcctatctggattcagtctcagtttgttatctcgcATCTCACAATGTGCACTCCTCCAGCATACAAGAGGAACCATTTCACAACTTTCGGTGATAAAGTGAAAGGCGCCAAGGGCTTTCCTACACTTTGCCATGAAATTAGTCAGTTTCAGATCTTATGGGAA carries:
- the SLC10A7 gene encoding sodium/bile acid cotransporter 7 isoform X3, which translates into the protein MGMLDRLRKDWFILGIVLVITVAKLEPAFGVKGGPLKPEITITYIAVSAIFFNSGLSLKTEELTSALMHVKLHLFVQIFTLVFFPTVIWLFLQLLSITPINEWLLKGLQTVGCMPPPVSSAVILTKAVGGNEAAAIFNSAFGSFL